From Thermus albus, one genomic window encodes:
- a CDS encoding response regulator, whose protein sequence is MRVVLVEDHHLVRKGLRLLLEETGHQVVAEFARAEEALATPWEADLVLLDLNLPGMGGLEALPPLAQRAKVLVVSMHDEPAYVARAFALGAKGYLPKHALDQDLLEAMDRLARGLRYLHPSLTEALLEGQAEPGPEALSEREREVVALLAQGYTLSQVAHRLGISVKTASTYKERALNKLGLEDTPQLVRWAREHGLA, encoded by the coding sequence ATGAGGGTGGTGCTGGTGGAGGACCACCACCTGGTGCGCAAAGGGCTCCGCCTGCTCCTGGAGGAAACCGGCCACCAGGTGGTGGCGGAGTTTGCCCGGGCGGAGGAGGCCTTGGCCACCCCCTGGGAGGCAGACCTGGTCCTTTTGGACCTTAACCTGCCGGGCATGGGGGGCCTCGAGGCCCTGCCCCCCTTAGCGCAACGGGCCAAGGTGTTGGTGGTCTCCATGCACGACGAACCCGCCTATGTGGCCCGGGCCTTCGCCTTGGGAGCCAAGGGGTACCTGCCCAAACACGCCCTGGACCAGGACCTGCTGGAGGCCATGGACCGCCTGGCAAGGGGGCTTCGTTACCTCCATCCCAGCCTGACGGAGGCCCTCCTCGAAGGCCAGGCGGAGCCCGGGCCCGAGGCCCTTTCCGAAAGGGAACGGGAGGTGGTGGCTCTCCTGGCCCAGGGGTATACCCTTTCCCAGGTGGCCCACCGGTTGGGCATCTCGGTGAAGACCGCCTCCACCTACAAGGAAAGGGCTCTCAACAAACTGGGCCTCGAGGATACCCCCCAGTTGGTGCGCTGGGCCCGGGAGCACGGCCTGGCCTAG
- the gcvH gene encoding glycine cleavage system protein GcvH — protein sequence MDIPKDRFYTKTHEWALPEGDTVLVGITDYAQDALGDVVYVELPEVGRRVEKGEAVAVVESVKTASDIYAPVAGEVVEVNAALEKTPELINQDPYGEGWIFRLRPLDMGHLDDLLDAAGYQEVLESEA from the coding sequence ATGGACATACCCAAGGACCGCTTTTACACCAAGACCCACGAGTGGGCCCTGCCCGAAGGGGATACGGTTTTAGTGGGCATCACCGACTACGCCCAGGATGCCCTGGGGGACGTGGTCTACGTGGAGCTCCCCGAGGTGGGGCGCAGGGTGGAGAAGGGGGAGGCGGTGGCCGTGGTGGAGAGTGTGAAGACCGCCTCCGACATCTATGCCCCTGTGGCTGGGGAGGTGGTGGAGGTGAACGCCGCCTTGGAGAAGACCCCGGAGCTCATCAACCAGGACCCCTACGGGGAGGGTTGGATCTTCCGCCTTCGCCCCCTGGACATGGGGCACCTGGACGACCTTCTGGATGCCGCTGGCTACCAGGAGGTCCTGGAAAGCGAGGCGTAG
- a CDS encoding TorD/DmsD family molecular chaperone, which translates to MELLGWVTASLFSPPGEALFRELHAGTLEEALEELTGHPVALPRVPPQELQAAYTALFVSHPHGLPAPPYAGYALDGELFGPSFHRLQELYREGGLEVRASWRDLPDHIAALGEAIALLAGKNPHLAQRLVREFLKPWLDRFAPQVKAHDPTGFYATLVDLLQEGIYAKTGLSEA; encoded by the coding sequence ATGGAACTCTTGGGCTGGGTCACGGCAAGCCTCTTCTCCCCACCAGGGGAAGCCCTCTTCCGGGAACTCCACGCGGGCACCCTGGAGGAGGCTTTGGAGGAGCTCACGGGCCATCCCGTGGCCCTGCCCAGGGTGCCCCCCCAGGAGCTCCAAGCCGCTTACACGGCCCTATTCGTCTCCCATCCCCACGGCCTCCCCGCCCCCCCCTATGCGGGCTATGCCTTGGACGGGGAACTTTTCGGCCCCTCCTTCCACCGGCTCCAGGAGCTGTACCGGGAAGGAGGCCTGGAGGTGCGGGCCAGCTGGCGGGACCTCCCCGACCACATCGCCGCCCTTGGGGAGGCCATCGCCTTGTTGGCAGGCAAAAACCCCCATTTAGCCCAAAGGCTTGTCCGGGAGTTCCTCAAGCCCTGGCTGGACCGCTTTGCCCCCCAGGTGAAAGCCCACGACCCCACGGGCTTCTATGCCACCCTGGTGGACCTCTTGCAGGAGGGTATCTATGCAAAGACGGGACTTTCTGAAGCTTAG
- a CDS encoding 4Fe-4S dicluster domain-containing protein, with protein sequence MPRYAMAIDLSLCVGCAACAVACKMENQVPPGVFNLWIRERELGTYPDLVVEFRPEQCLHCENPPCVPVCPTGASYQTQDGLVLVDPKKCIACGACVAACPYDARYLHPEGYVSKCTFCAHRLERGREPACVETCPTLCRTFGDLDDPESPVSRALREAGRVDVLRPELGTKPKLFYLNAPSKKGLTQEREVRHD encoded by the coding sequence ATGCCCCGTTACGCCATGGCCATTGACCTTAGCCTCTGCGTGGGCTGTGCCGCGTGCGCGGTGGCCTGCAAGATGGAAAACCAAGTGCCCCCAGGGGTTTTCAACCTCTGGATTCGGGAGCGGGAGCTGGGCACCTACCCGGACCTGGTGGTGGAGTTCCGCCCCGAACAGTGCCTGCACTGCGAAAACCCGCCCTGCGTACCTGTGTGCCCCACGGGGGCTAGCTACCAAACCCAGGACGGTCTGGTCCTGGTGGACCCAAAAAAGTGCATTGCCTGCGGGGCCTGCGTGGCCGCCTGTCCCTACGATGCCCGCTACCTACATCCAGAGGGCTACGTGAGCAAGTGCACCTTCTGCGCCCATCGCCTAGAGCGAGGCCGAGAGCCCGCCTGCGTGGAAACCTGCCCCACCCTTTGCCGTACCTTCGGGGACCTGGACGACCCGGAAAGCCCCGTATCCCGGGCCCTGCGGGAAGCGGGACGGGTGGATGTCCTGAGGCCGGAGCTGGGCACCAAGCCCAAGCTCTTCTACCTAAATGCCCCCTCCAAGAAGGGGCTCACCCAAGAGAGGGAGGTGCGCCATGACTGA
- a CDS encoding NUDIX domain-containing protein — MKRTYLYRGRILNLALEGRYEIVEHKPAVAIIALRDGKMLFVRQPRPAVGLAPLEIPAGLMEPGEDPLETAHRELAEETGLAGDLTFLFSYYVSPGFTDEKTHVFLAQNLREVTANPDEDEAIEVVWLEPEKALEMHHKGEVEFSATGLVGVLYYHAFLRGR; from the coding sequence GTGAAGCGCACCTACCTCTATCGGGGCCGAATCCTTAATCTAGCCTTGGAGGGCCGCTATGAGATCGTGGAGCACAAGCCAGCGGTGGCCATCATCGCCTTAAGGGACGGGAAGATGCTCTTTGTGCGCCAGCCCCGGCCTGCCGTGGGGCTAGCTCCCCTGGAAATCCCCGCTGGCCTTATGGAACCGGGGGAAGACCCCTTGGAGACAGCCCACAGGGAGCTGGCCGAGGAAACGGGCCTTGCGGGAGACCTTACCTTTCTCTTCAGCTACTACGTTTCCCCAGGCTTCACCGATGAGAAGACCCACGTCTTCCTGGCGCAAAACCTTAGGGAGGTAACGGCCAACCCCGACGAAGACGAGGCCATAGAGGTGGTCTGGCTGGAGCCGGAAAAGGCCTTAGAGATGCACCACAAAGGCGAGGTGGAGTTTTCCGCCACCGGTCTGGTGGGCGTACTTTACTACCATGCTTTTCTCCGAGGTCGCTGA
- a CDS encoding molybdopterin-dependent oxidoreductase, giving the protein MQRRDFLKLSTLAAGALALRGGTPAKAVRAPWYQGDVRSVFQICEGCFWRCGIVAHAVGNRVYKVEGYEANPKSRGRLCPRGQGAPQTTYDPDRLKRPLIRVEGSQRGEGKYRVATWEEALDYVAHRMLKIREEHGPEAIAFFGHGTGDYWFVDFLPAAWGSPNAAKPSVSICTAPREVAAQWVFGRPIGGHEPIDWENARYIVLIGHHIGEDTHNTQLQDFALALKRGAKLVVVDPRFSTAAAKAHRWLPIKPGTDTALLLAWIHVLIYEDLYDKEYVAKYTTGFEELKAHVKDFTPEWAERHTEIPAETIRQVAREMAAHKPQAVLPPGRHTVWYGDDTYRMMALYYVNVLLGNYGRKGGFYIAQSPYLEKYPTPPLPLEPAAGGCAGPAGGDHEPEGFKPRADKGKFFARTTAIQELIEPMITGEPYPIKGLLAYGINLFHSIPNVPRTKEALKELDLYVAIDVLPQEHVMWADVILPEATYLERYDDLVTVAHKTPFIQLRVPAHEPLFDTKPGWWIARELGLRLGLGEFFPWQTIEEYLDTRLQSIGFDLETLKGMGTLVQKGKPWLEDWEKEGRLPFGTPSGKIELYCQAFKDAGHQPLPVFIPPEEPPEGFYRLLYGRSPVHTFARTQNNWVLMEMDPENEVWIHREEAKRLGLRDGDYVVLVNQDGIKEGPVRVKATERIRKDCVYLVHGFGHKAPLMKIAHGRGASDNYLQTRYKLDPISGGAGLRVNFVRLEKAEKPKLPSPASLAKRPFDERRM; this is encoded by the coding sequence ATGCAAAGACGGGACTTTCTGAAGCTTAGCACCCTGGCCGCAGGCGCCCTGGCCCTAAGGGGGGGTACCCCTGCCAAGGCGGTGAGGGCCCCGTGGTACCAGGGGGACGTGCGGAGCGTCTTCCAGATCTGTGAGGGCTGCTTCTGGCGCTGCGGCATCGTGGCCCACGCGGTGGGGAACCGGGTCTACAAGGTGGAGGGCTATGAGGCCAACCCCAAAAGCCGGGGCCGACTCTGCCCCCGGGGGCAAGGAGCCCCCCAGACCACCTACGACCCCGACCGGCTCAAGCGCCCCCTGATCCGGGTGGAGGGAAGCCAACGGGGCGAGGGCAAGTACCGGGTGGCCACCTGGGAGGAGGCCTTGGACTACGTGGCCCATAGGATGCTCAAGATCCGGGAGGAACATGGCCCCGAGGCCATCGCCTTCTTCGGCCACGGCACTGGGGACTACTGGTTCGTGGACTTCCTCCCCGCCGCCTGGGGCAGCCCCAACGCCGCCAAGCCCTCGGTCTCCATCTGCACCGCCCCCCGAGAAGTGGCTGCCCAATGGGTCTTCGGCCGGCCCATCGGCGGCCACGAGCCCATAGACTGGGAAAACGCCCGCTACATCGTCCTGATCGGCCACCACATCGGGGAGGATACCCACAACACCCAGCTCCAAGACTTTGCCCTAGCCCTCAAGCGGGGAGCCAAGCTGGTGGTGGTGGACCCCCGCTTCTCCACCGCCGCCGCCAAGGCCCACCGGTGGCTTCCCATCAAACCGGGAACCGACACCGCCTTGCTCCTGGCCTGGATCCATGTCCTCATCTACGAGGACCTTTACGACAAAGAGTATGTGGCCAAGTACACCACGGGCTTTGAGGAGCTCAAGGCCCACGTGAAGGACTTCACCCCCGAGTGGGCGGAGAGGCACACGGAGATCCCCGCCGAGACCATCCGCCAGGTGGCCCGGGAGATGGCGGCCCACAAGCCCCAAGCCGTGCTGCCCCCCGGCCGGCACACCGTGTGGTATGGGGACGACACCTACCGGATGATGGCCCTCTACTACGTGAACGTCCTCCTGGGGAACTATGGCCGCAAGGGAGGCTTTTACATCGCCCAAAGCCCTTATCTGGAGAAATACCCTACCCCACCCCTACCTTTGGAACCCGCGGCCGGGGGATGCGCTGGCCCAGCTGGAGGCGACCACGAGCCCGAGGGCTTCAAACCCAGGGCCGATAAGGGGAAGTTCTTCGCCCGCACCACCGCCATCCAGGAACTCATAGAGCCCATGATCACCGGGGAGCCCTACCCCATCAAGGGGCTCCTCGCCTACGGGATCAACCTCTTCCATTCCATCCCCAACGTCCCCCGCACCAAGGAGGCCCTGAAGGAGCTAGACCTGTACGTGGCCATTGACGTGCTGCCCCAGGAACACGTGATGTGGGCCGATGTAATCCTGCCCGAGGCCACCTACCTGGAGCGCTACGACGACCTGGTGACCGTGGCCCACAAAACCCCCTTCATCCAGCTTCGGGTTCCAGCCCACGAACCCCTCTTTGACACCAAGCCCGGCTGGTGGATCGCCCGGGAGCTGGGCCTCCGCCTGGGTCTGGGCGAGTTCTTCCCCTGGCAGACCATTGAGGAATACCTGGACACCCGACTCCAGAGCATTGGCTTTGACCTGGAAACCCTAAAGGGGATGGGCACCCTGGTGCAGAAAGGTAAGCCCTGGCTCGAGGACTGGGAGAAGGAGGGCCGGCTTCCCTTCGGGACACCTTCCGGAAAGATTGAGCTCTACTGCCAGGCCTTCAAGGATGCCGGCCACCAACCCTTGCCCGTCTTCATCCCCCCTGAGGAACCTCCCGAGGGCTTCTACCGCCTCCTCTATGGCCGAAGCCCCGTGCACACCTTCGCCCGCACCCAGAATAACTGGGTCCTCATGGAGATGGACCCGGAAAACGAGGTCTGGATCCACCGGGAAGAGGCCAAGAGGCTAGGCCTAAGGGACGGGGACTACGTGGTCCTGGTGAACCAAGATGGGATCAAGGAGGGTCCGGTGCGGGTTAAGGCCACGGAGAGGATCCGCAAGGACTGCGTCTACCTGGTCCACGGCTTTGGCCACAAGGCTCCCCTGATGAAGATAGCCCACGGCCGCGGAGCCTCCGACAACTACCTCCAGACCCGGTACAAGCTGGACCCCATCTCGGGAGGAGCGGGCCTTAGGGTGAACTTCGTCCGGCTGGAGAAGGCGGAAAAACCCAAGCTTCCCAGCCCGGCTTCCCTGGCTAAGCGCCCCTTTGACGAAAGGAGGATGTGA
- the ribF gene encoding riboflavin biosynthesis protein RibF, translated as MLFSEVADVPKGAKVVAVGSFDGVHLGHQHLLHLAHAEAKSLHQPLLVYTFDPPTKVFTRGEGFLMDLTEKVEALRALGVELILAVAFNETFAQREAEEFLEDLKRQGASRIYVGEDFRFGKGRAGGPEDLARVAPVRTVPLLTLGGEPVKSSRIRALLQEGRVEEARHLLGRPYGAYGVVVEGEKLGRKLGFPTANLAIHPQKVLPPGVFAVEAHGAFGQYKGVANVGTRPTLGGTERRLEVHLLGLAQEIYGEEMRLNFLKRLREERRFSSLNELKAQIAQDIAAARRYFGL; from the coding sequence ATGCTTTTCTCCGAGGTCGCTGACGTTCCCAAAGGGGCCAAGGTGGTGGCCGTGGGCTCCTTTGATGGGGTGCACCTGGGCCATCAGCACCTTTTGCACCTGGCCCATGCCGAGGCCAAGAGCCTTCACCAGCCCCTTTTGGTCTACACCTTTGACCCTCCCACCAAGGTCTTCACCCGGGGGGAGGGGTTCCTGATGGACCTTACGGAAAAGGTGGAGGCCTTAAGGGCTCTAGGGGTGGAGCTCATCCTGGCGGTAGCCTTCAACGAGACCTTCGCCCAGAGGGAGGCGGAGGAGTTCCTGGAGGACCTAAAGCGGCAGGGAGCCAGCCGCATCTATGTGGGGGAAGACTTCCGTTTTGGCAAGGGAAGGGCCGGGGGGCCCGAGGACTTGGCCCGGGTGGCCCCAGTGCGCACGGTTCCCCTTCTGACCCTGGGTGGGGAACCGGTGAAAAGTAGCCGCATCCGCGCCCTTTTGCAAGAGGGCCGGGTGGAGGAGGCCCGCCACCTTTTGGGCCGGCCCTACGGGGCCTATGGGGTGGTGGTGGAAGGGGAAAAGCTGGGGAGGAAACTGGGCTTTCCCACCGCCAACCTGGCCATTCACCCGCAAAAGGTGCTCCCCCCCGGGGTTTTCGCGGTGGAGGCCCACGGAGCCTTTGGCCAGTACAAAGGGGTGGCCAACGTAGGCACAAGGCCTACCCTAGGCGGTACGGAACGGCGCCTCGAGGTGCACCTCTTGGGCCTTGCCCAGGAGATCTACGGGGAGGAGATGCGGCTAAATTTTCTAAAACGCCTTCGGGAGGAAAGGCGGTTTTCCAGCCTCAACGAACTCAAGGCCCAAATCGCCCAGGACATCGCCGCCGCCAGAAGATACTTTGGCCTCTGA
- the gcvPA gene encoding aminomethyl-transferring glycine dehydrogenase subunit GcvPA — MDYTPHTEEEIQAMLERVGAGSLEDLYLHLPQEVLNPEISLPEPLPEWAVLEELKRLAANNKPAFKAFLGGGIRSHHTPPVVQALASRGEFLTAYTPYQPEVSQGVLQAIFEYQTMVAELTGLEVANASMYDGATALAEGVLLALRETGRMRVVVSQGVHPEYREVLQSYLDAVGAELRTWPLREGRTPLGEIPEGTGAVVAQNPNYLGALEDLAPLADAAHRVGALFVVVADPLSLGVLEPPGAYGADIAVGDGQTLGLPMGFGGPHFGYLATKKAFVRQLPGRLVSETVDAEGKRGYILTLQAREQYIRRAKAKSNITTNAQLTALMGAMYLAALGPEGLKEVALKGVAMAHRLWELLLEIPGVAPFTPKPFFNEFALRLPKDPHGVRATLAKRGVHAVTPVPKEYGENLALFAATELHREEDLMALTEAMREVLA, encoded by the coding sequence ATGGACTACACGCCCCATACGGAGGAGGAGATCCAGGCCATGCTGGAACGGGTGGGGGCGGGAAGCCTCGAGGACCTCTACCTGCACCTGCCCCAAGAGGTTCTAAACCCCGAGATTTCCCTGCCCGAGCCCTTACCGGAGTGGGCGGTGTTGGAGGAGCTCAAGCGGCTTGCGGCGAACAACAAGCCTGCCTTCAAGGCCTTTTTGGGAGGGGGGATACGAAGCCATCACACCCCGCCCGTGGTCCAGGCCCTGGCAAGCCGGGGGGAGTTCCTCACCGCTTACACCCCTTACCAGCCGGAGGTAAGCCAGGGGGTTTTGCAGGCCATCTTTGAGTACCAGACCATGGTGGCGGAGCTGACGGGCCTCGAGGTGGCCAACGCCTCCATGTACGACGGGGCCACCGCCTTGGCGGAAGGGGTCCTTTTGGCCCTCAGGGAGACGGGGAGGATGCGGGTGGTGGTTTCCCAAGGGGTGCACCCCGAGTACCGGGAAGTCCTCCAAAGCTACCTGGACGCCGTAGGGGCCGAGCTTCGCACCTGGCCTTTGCGGGAGGGCCGTACGCCCCTAGGGGAGATACCCGAGGGCACGGGGGCGGTGGTGGCGCAAAACCCCAACTATCTGGGCGCCCTGGAGGACCTGGCCCCTCTAGCCGATGCTGCCCACCGCGTGGGAGCGCTTTTCGTGGTAGTGGCTGACCCCCTTTCCCTCGGGGTTCTGGAGCCGCCCGGGGCCTACGGGGCGGACATCGCCGTGGGGGACGGCCAGACCCTGGGTCTGCCCATGGGGTTTGGCGGGCCCCACTTCGGCTACCTGGCCACCAAGAAAGCCTTCGTGCGCCAGCTTCCCGGACGGCTGGTTTCGGAAACCGTGGATGCCGAGGGCAAGCGGGGCTATATCCTTACCCTGCAGGCGCGGGAACAGTACATCCGCCGGGCCAAGGCCAAGAGCAACATCACCACCAACGCCCAGCTCACCGCCCTCATGGGGGCCATGTACCTGGCGGCCTTGGGGCCAGAAGGCCTTAAGGAGGTGGCCCTAAAGGGCGTGGCCATGGCCCACCGCCTTTGGGAACTCCTCTTGGAGATCCCCGGGGTGGCGCCCTTTACCCCGAAGCCCTTCTTCAACGAGTTCGCCCTGAGGCTTCCTAAGGATCCCCATGGGGTGCGGGCGACTTTGGCCAAGCGGGGTGTGCATGCGGTTACCCCAGTGCCCAAGGAGTATGGGGAGAACCTGGCCCTTTTCGCCGCCACGGAACTTCACCGGGAAGAGGACCTTATGGCCCTTACGGAGGCCATGCGGGAGGTGTTGGCATGA
- a CDS encoding sensor histidine kinase: MDCTRLAEALAEARGRQEVFRRALTALEEAGVIRCGEAYWVDEGVSLFQMQACRSTCPLVARSRLLAQEALKRGTPLQEDSFVALPVRQGEKTLAVVVLSLKEGQAIPEALPALLLLALKRPGLELAGRLLIAQEEERRRVGRELHDGVGSLLTAALLTLKVAEKRPEKLPEARKQVAEALEEVRKLSRELRMSLLDDLGLKEALLRYLEEYRKHGLAVEVQLDLPPLPKEKEIALFRVVQEALTNILRHAQAQRVSVRLWPEGDRLFGRVEDDGRGFDPERTPASVGLLGMQERIQNLGGSLILHSRPGQGTRVEFGVPL, translated from the coding sequence GTGGACTGCACACGCCTGGCCGAGGCCTTGGCGGAAGCCCGGGGACGGCAAGAGGTCTTCCGCCGGGCCCTTACCGCCTTGGAAGAGGCTGGGGTGATCCGGTGCGGGGAAGCCTACTGGGTGGACGAAGGCGTATCCCTCTTCCAAATGCAGGCCTGCCGATCCACTTGCCCCTTGGTGGCCCGTTCCCGCCTCCTAGCCCAGGAGGCACTTAAACGTGGCACCCCGTTGCAAGAAGATTCCTTTGTTGCCCTTCCGGTGCGACAAGGGGAGAAAACCCTGGCTGTGGTGGTGCTGAGCCTGAAGGAGGGGCAAGCCATTCCTGAGGCCCTGCCCGCCCTCCTCCTCCTGGCCTTGAAGCGCCCGGGGTTGGAGCTGGCGGGGAGGCTGCTTATTGCCCAGGAGGAGGAAAGGCGCCGGGTGGGCCGGGAGCTCCACGACGGGGTGGGGAGCCTTCTCACCGCTGCCCTCCTCACCCTGAAGGTGGCCGAAAAGCGCCCCGAGAAGCTTCCCGAGGCCCGCAAGCAGGTGGCCGAAGCCCTGGAGGAGGTGAGGAAACTCTCCCGGGAGCTCCGCATGTCCCTTTTAGACGATCTGGGCCTGAAGGAGGCCCTTTTGCGCTACCTGGAGGAATACCGCAAGCATGGCCTCGCGGTGGAGGTTCAGCTGGACCTACCCCCCCTTCCCAAGGAGAAGGAAATCGCCCTTTTCCGGGTGGTGCAGGAGGCCCTGACCAACATCCTGCGCCACGCCCAAGCCCAGCGGGTATCCGTGCGCCTCTGGCCGGAAGGGGACCGGCTTTTTGGCCGGGTGGAGGACGACGGCAGGGGCTTTGACCCGGAAAGAACCCCTGCCTCCGTGGGGCTTTTGGGAATGCAGGAGCGGATCCAAAACCTAGGGGGAAGCCTCATCCTCCATAGCCGACCCGGCCAGGGCACCCGGGTGGAGTTCGGGGTACCCCTATGA
- a CDS encoding rhodanese-like domain-containing protein, with amino-acid sequence MKGMRKLAWFGLLLVLPVLAQATTATFSAMTVREVGNFLATLPADFYAIQPAAAKQMMDTLDVFILDVREPSEFKDGRIPGAVNIPIRELPKRVGEIPKGKPIIIYCGIGHRGAIGLVFLRGQGYNVKSILGGFKAWTGANLPVEK; translated from the coding sequence ATGAAAGGCATGCGGAAACTGGCTTGGTTCGGGCTTCTTCTGGTCCTACCGGTTCTGGCGCAGGCGACCACCGCCACCTTCTCCGCCATGACGGTGAGGGAGGTGGGGAACTTCCTCGCCACCTTGCCGGCGGACTTCTACGCCATCCAGCCCGCCGCCGCCAAGCAGATGATGGACACCCTGGACGTCTTCATCCTGGACGTGCGGGAACCCTCGGAGTTCAAGGATGGCCGCATCCCTGGGGCGGTTAACATCCCCATCCGGGAGCTGCCCAAGCGGGTGGGCGAGATCCCTAAGGGTAAGCCCATCATCATCTACTGCGGCATCGGGCACAGGGGTGCCATAGGCTTGGTGTTCCTCCGGGGGCAGGGGTACAACGTGAAGAGCATCCTGGGAGGCTTTAAGGCCTGGACCGGGGCTAACCTGCCGGTGGAGAAGTAG
- the gcvPB gene encoding aminomethyl-transferring glycine dehydrogenase subunit GcvPB, translating to MSYPLIFERSRPRRRGLRLVEEVPEASRYIPEKFLRKKPPRLPEVDELTLVRHYTGLSRRQVGVDTTFYPLGSCTMKYNPKLHEEAVRLFADLHPYQDPKTAQGALELMWQLGEYLKALTGMDAITLEPAAGAHGELTGILIIRAYHQDRGEGKERRVVLVPDSAHGSNPATASMAGYQVREVPSGPDGEVDLEALKRELGPHVAAIMLTNPNTLGLFERRILEIARLSKEAGVQLYYDGANLNAIMGWARPGDMGFDVVHLNLHKTFTVPHGGGGPGSGPVGVKAHLAPYLPVPTVERGEEGFHLNFDLPKSIGRVRSFYGNFLALVRAWAYIRTLGLEGLKKAAALSVLNARYLKELLKERGYRIPYDGPCMHEFVAQPPAGFRTLDLAKGLLELGFHPPTVYFPLIVKEALMVEPTETESKETLEAFAKALGELLQKPREWLEGAPYTTPVRRLDEVRANKQPKLTYFDQG from the coding sequence ATGAGCTATCCCCTCATCTTTGAACGGAGCCGCCCAAGGAGGCGGGGCCTCAGGCTGGTGGAGGAGGTGCCCGAGGCCAGCCGGTATATCCCGGAAAAGTTTTTGCGGAAGAAGCCCCCAAGGCTTCCCGAGGTGGACGAGCTCACCCTGGTGCGCCACTACACGGGGCTTTCCCGCCGCCAGGTGGGGGTGGACACCACCTTCTACCCCCTGGGCAGCTGCACCATGAAGTACAACCCCAAGCTCCATGAGGAGGCGGTGCGGCTTTTCGCCGACCTTCACCCCTACCAGGACCCGAAGACCGCCCAAGGGGCCTTGGAGCTCATGTGGCAGCTTGGGGAGTACCTGAAGGCCCTCACCGGCATGGACGCCATCACCCTAGAGCCGGCCGCCGGGGCCCACGGGGAGCTTACCGGGATCCTCATCATCCGCGCCTACCACCAGGACCGGGGGGAGGGGAAGGAGAGGCGGGTGGTGTTGGTGCCGGACTCCGCCCACGGCTCCAACCCCGCCACCGCCAGCATGGCGGGCTACCAGGTGCGGGAGGTCCCCTCGGGGCCGGATGGGGAGGTGGACCTCGAGGCCCTAAAGCGGGAGCTGGGCCCCCATGTGGCCGCCATCATGCTCACCAACCCCAACACCCTAGGGCTTTTTGAAAGGCGGATCCTGGAGATCGCCCGCCTGAGCAAGGAGGCGGGGGTGCAGCTCTACTACGATGGCGCCAACCTCAACGCCATCATGGGCTGGGCCCGGCCTGGGGACATGGGTTTTGACGTGGTGCACCTGAACCTGCACAAGACCTTCACCGTGCCCCATGGGGGAGGCGGCCCCGGTTCCGGGCCCGTGGGGGTGAAGGCCCACCTGGCCCCTTACCTCCCGGTGCCCACGGTGGAAAGGGGAGAGGAGGGCTTCCACCTAAACTTTGACCTCCCCAAGAGCATCGGCCGGGTGCGCAGCTTCTACGGCAACTTCCTGGCCTTGGTGCGGGCTTGGGCCTATATCCGCACCCTAGGGCTAGAGGGTCTTAAGAAGGCCGCAGCCCTTTCCGTCCTGAACGCCCGCTACCTGAAGGAACTCCTCAAGGAAAGGGGCTACCGCATCCCCTACGACGGGCCTTGCATGCACGAGTTCGTGGCCCAGCCGCCCGCGGGCTTCCGCACCCTGGACCTGGCCAAGGGGCTTCTGGAGCTGGGCTTCCACCCGCCCACCGTGTACTTCCCCTTGATTGTCAAGGAGGCCCTGATGGTGGAGCCCACGGAGACGGAGAGCAAGGAGACCCTCGAGGCCTTCGCCAAGGCCCTTGGGGAGCTCTTGCAAAAGCCCAGGGAGTGGCTGGAAGGGGCCCCCTACACCACCCCCGTCCGTCGGCTGGATGAGGTGCGGGCCAACAAGCAGCCCAAGCTCACCTACTTTGACCAGGGGTGA
- a CDS encoding 2'-5' RNA ligase family protein gives MYGVLVWPPEDLRLFLEELQALHGIKGFGPPHLNLRQPFDWPYEEEALKIALSGILRGHAPFRLRLGAWGYFPQGVVYLRAYGGSPFRRLYHALEPLAPPLKEIEGPSYIPHITLALGLSEEEAQELAKRLPPVPRRSFLVREVALVRDEDEGHLQEVARFSLAPPRL, from the coding sequence GTGTACGGGGTGCTGGTATGGCCGCCGGAGGACCTGAGGCTTTTTCTGGAGGAGCTTCAGGCCCTTCACGGCATTAAGGGCTTTGGTCCACCGCACCTTAACCTGCGCCAGCCCTTTGACTGGCCCTACGAGGAGGAGGCTTTGAAGATCGCCCTTTCGGGCATCCTCCGGGGTCATGCCCCCTTTCGTCTGCGCCTGGGAGCCTGGGGCTATTTTCCCCAAGGGGTGGTCTACCTGAGGGCCTACGGGGGTAGCCCTTTCCGGCGGCTTTACCATGCCTTAGAGCCTTTGGCGCCTCCCCTAAAGGAAATAGAGGGCCCGAGTTACATACCCCATATCACCCTGGCCCTGGGCCTTAGCGAGGAGGAGGCGCAGGAGCTGGCAAAGAGGCTTCCTCCAGTACCCCGCCGTTCCTTTTTGGTGAGGGAGGTGGCCTTGGTGCGGGACGAGGATGAGGGCCACCTCCAAGAGGTGGCCCGCTTTTCCCTGGCCCCACCTCGCCTTTAG